Proteins encoded within one genomic window of Nonomuraea gerenzanensis:
- a CDS encoding FAD-binding oxidoreductase, translating into MSTHRRAVEQIRQSYAEIPGDAAPRLAKATSNLFRFRDGGRTAKLSARDLDEVISVDPDTMTAEVQGMTTYEHLVDATLPHGLMPYVVPQLKTITLGGAVTGLGIESTSFRDGLPHESVEELEILTGDGRVVVARDDNEYRDLFRAFPNSYGTLGYALRIRIKLRKVQPYVHLTHVKFTDAGKCMLAMQEICDSMVYDGERVDFVDGVFFEPGEMYLTLGRFAERAPYISDYTGMRIYYQSIRQRSRDWLTVRDYLWRWDTDWFWCSRAFGVQQPVVRSLMPRRWMRSDVYRRLVALDRKYGLTARVDRWRDQPVSESVIQDVETPVERGAEFLEFFHEKVGMTPVWMCPLRAGSRWPIYPLEPGKLYVNFGFWGMVPLPRGQFDGYYNRLIERAVHDLDGHKSLYSTSFYAREQFWQLYNGDAYWPVKREYDPNGRLLDLYEKCVRGR; encoded by the coding sequence ATGTCGACACACCGGCGGGCAGTAGAGCAGATCCGGCAGTCGTACGCCGAGATCCCCGGTGACGCCGCGCCCAGGCTGGCCAAGGCCACGTCCAACCTCTTCCGGTTCCGTGACGGCGGCAGGACGGCCAAGCTCTCGGCCCGAGACCTCGACGAGGTCATCAGCGTCGATCCCGACACCATGACCGCCGAGGTCCAGGGCATGACCACGTACGAGCACCTGGTCGACGCCACGTTGCCGCACGGGCTCATGCCGTACGTGGTGCCGCAGCTCAAGACCATCACGCTGGGCGGCGCCGTGACCGGGCTCGGCATCGAGTCCACCAGCTTCAGGGACGGGCTGCCGCACGAGTCGGTCGAGGAACTGGAGATCCTCACCGGCGACGGGCGCGTGGTGGTGGCCCGCGACGACAACGAGTACCGCGACCTGTTCCGCGCGTTCCCCAACTCCTACGGGACGCTCGGCTACGCGTTGCGCATCAGGATCAAGCTGCGCAAGGTGCAGCCGTACGTGCACCTGACCCACGTCAAGTTCACCGACGCGGGCAAGTGCATGCTGGCCATGCAGGAGATCTGCGACAGCATGGTCTACGACGGCGAGCGCGTCGACTTCGTGGACGGCGTGTTCTTCGAGCCGGGGGAGATGTACCTCACGCTGGGCCGCTTCGCCGAGCGGGCCCCCTACATCTCCGACTACACGGGCATGCGGATCTACTATCAGTCGATCAGGCAGCGCAGCCGCGACTGGCTGACGGTCCGCGACTACCTGTGGCGCTGGGACACCGACTGGTTCTGGTGCTCGCGCGCCTTCGGCGTGCAGCAGCCGGTCGTCCGCTCGCTCATGCCGCGCCGCTGGATGCGCTCCGACGTCTACCGGCGCCTGGTGGCGCTCGACCGCAAGTACGGCCTGACCGCCCGCGTCGACAGGTGGCGCGACCAGCCCGTGAGCGAGTCCGTCATCCAGGACGTCGAGACGCCGGTCGAGCGCGGAGCCGAGTTCCTGGAGTTCTTCCACGAGAAGGTGGGCATGACGCCGGTGTGGATGTGCCCGCTGAGGGCCGGCTCCCGCTGGCCGATCTACCCGCTCGAGCCGGGCAAGCTCTACGTCAACTTCGGTTTCTGGGGAATGGTGCCGCTGCCGCGGGGGCAGTTCGACGGTTACTACAACCGGCTCATCGAGCGTGCGGTGCACGATCTCGACGGGCACAAGTCGCTCTACTCGACCTCCTTCTACGCCCGTGAGCAGTTCTGGCAGCTGTACAACGGCGATGCCTACTGGCCGGTCAAGCGGGAATACGACCCGAATGGGCGCCTGCTGGACCTGTACGAAAAGTGTGTACGGGGAAGGTGA
- a CDS encoding cytochrome P450: protein MIDLLDGDLYAGDPSPVYAWLREHAPVYRDEPNGLWGISRHADISAIERDPRLWTSTVGYRPQLPSEPSMIGLDDPEHAERRRLVYRRFTPRHVHDRYAARVREVVVELITSALERGTVDAVSELAAPLPARMIGWLLGFPDEDWPRLKHWSETTIVAGGGLRYVTHEAAVAAGEYGQAVLELAAERRASPRDDLLSLWCATPGYDDECLANDALLLLDGGAETTRTVIATAIDALIRHPDQWRLLRADRGLMEGAVEEFIRWTTPILNMCRAATRDTTLHGQEIRAGQQVLLMYGSANRDPEMFTEPDVFDVTRKPGGHIAFGLGTHFCLGAALARLELRIFFEEWLDRVGSARWADADGPRILPNAFVRGVTSFPVVLSSS from the coding sequence ATGATCGACTTACTCGACGGCGACCTGTACGCCGGTGATCCCTCCCCCGTCTACGCCTGGCTCCGCGAGCACGCCCCCGTCTACCGCGACGAGCCCAACGGCCTGTGGGGCATCTCGCGCCACGCCGACATCTCCGCCATCGAGCGCGACCCCCGCCTGTGGACCAGCACCGTCGGTTACCGCCCCCAGCTCCCCTCGGAGCCGTCCATGATCGGCCTGGACGACCCCGAGCACGCCGAGCGCCGCCGCCTCGTCTACCGCCGCTTCACCCCCCGCCACGTGCACGACCGCTACGCCGCCCGGGTCCGCGAGGTCGTGGTGGAGCTGATCACGAGCGCGCTGGAGCGGGGCACGGTGGACGCCGTGAGCGAGCTGGCCGCGCCGCTGCCGGCCCGCATGATCGGCTGGCTGCTCGGCTTCCCCGACGAGGACTGGCCGCGGCTCAAGCACTGGTCAGAGACCACGATCGTGGCCGGCGGCGGCCTGCGCTACGTCACCCACGAGGCCGCGGTGGCCGCCGGCGAGTACGGCCAGGCCGTGCTGGAGCTGGCCGCCGAGCGGCGGGCCAGCCCGCGCGACGACCTGCTGTCCCTGTGGTGCGCCACCCCCGGCTACGACGACGAGTGCCTGGCCAACGACGCGCTGCTGCTGCTCGACGGCGGCGCCGAGACCACCAGGACGGTCATCGCCACCGCCATCGACGCGCTCATCCGCCACCCGGACCAGTGGCGCCTGCTGCGCGCGGACCGGGGGCTGATGGAGGGCGCGGTCGAGGAGTTCATCCGCTGGACCACGCCGATCCTGAACATGTGCCGGGCCGCCACCCGCGACACCACGTTGCACGGCCAGGAGATCCGCGCGGGGCAGCAGGTGCTGCTCATGTACGGGTCGGCGAACCGGGACCCCGAGATGTTCACCGAGCCGGACGTCTTCGACGTGACCAGGAAGCCCGGCGGGCACATCGCGTTCGGCCTGGGCACGCACTTCTGCCTGGGCGCGGCGCTGGCCCGGCTGGAGCTGCGGATCTTCTTCGAGGAGTGGCTGGACCGGGTGGGATCGGCGCGCTGGGCCGACGCCGACGGGCCGCGCATCCTGCCCAACGCCTTCGTCAGGGGTGTGACGTCGTTTCCCGTGGTGCTGAGTAGCTCTTGA
- a CDS encoding CaiB/BaiF CoA transferase family protein — protein MTEVRRGPLSGVRVLELAGLAPGPFAGMMLADHGAEVLRIDRVKAVSDRPRADVMDRGKHTIGLDLKAPEGVAAFKELVRHADVVIEVFRPGVAERLGIGPEDLHAINERLVYGRMTGWGQEGPLAPTAGHDIDYIAVSGVLSMLGREGDKPTPPINILGDFAGGGLMLAYGVLLALYERERTGLGRVIDAAMVDGAAILFSMFYQAVQSGHWGPHGTNLLDTGAPQYDTYETADGRFVAVGSLEPQFWEAMVTLMGLTDLPDRNDRAQWPALKARLAEEFRKKTRAEWEALFEGSDACVSPVLSMAEAPSHPHNAARGSFVQVGGVTHPAPAPRLLGAPAQDLSPATRLADLSGWGLNQEEADKLRSQGILA, from the coding sequence ATGACTGAGGTTCGCCGGGGTCCACTGTCCGGAGTGCGGGTGCTGGAGCTCGCCGGGCTCGCCCCTGGGCCGTTCGCGGGGATGATGCTAGCCGATCACGGCGCGGAAGTCCTGCGGATCGACCGTGTCAAGGCGGTCTCCGACCGCCCGCGCGCCGACGTCATGGATCGCGGCAAGCACACGATCGGGCTGGACCTCAAGGCGCCGGAGGGCGTGGCCGCGTTCAAGGAGCTGGTCAGGCACGCCGACGTGGTGATCGAGGTGTTCCGCCCCGGCGTGGCCGAGCGGCTCGGCATCGGCCCGGAGGACCTGCACGCGATCAACGAGCGCCTCGTCTACGGCCGGATGACCGGCTGGGGGCAGGAGGGGCCGCTGGCTCCGACGGCCGGGCACGACATCGACTACATCGCCGTCTCCGGCGTGCTGTCGATGCTGGGCCGCGAGGGCGACAAGCCGACGCCGCCGATCAACATCCTCGGCGACTTCGCCGGCGGCGGGCTCATGCTCGCGTACGGGGTGCTGCTGGCCCTGTACGAGCGCGAGCGCACCGGCCTGGGCCGGGTGATCGACGCGGCCATGGTGGACGGGGCGGCGATCCTGTTCTCGATGTTCTACCAGGCGGTGCAGAGCGGGCACTGGGGACCCCACGGCACGAACCTGCTCGACACCGGCGCCCCGCAGTACGACACCTACGAGACGGCCGACGGCAGATTCGTGGCCGTGGGCTCGCTGGAGCCGCAGTTCTGGGAGGCCATGGTCACTTTGATGGGCCTGACCGACCTGCCCGACAGGAACGACAGGGCCCAGTGGCCCGCGCTCAAGGCGCGCCTGGCCGAGGAGTTCAGGAAGAAGACCCGCGCCGAGTGGGAGGCGCTCTTCGAGGGGTCCGACGCGTGCGTCTCGCCCGTGCTGTCGATGGCCGAGGCCCCCTCCCACCCGCACAACGCCGCCCGTGGCTCGTTCGTCCAGGTCGGGGGCGTCACCCATCCCGCACCCGCGCCGCGCCTGCTCGGCGCGCCCGCGCAGGACCTCTCCCCCGCCACCCGCCTGGCCGACCTGTCCGGCTGGGGTCTGAACCAGGAGGAGGCGGACAAGCTACGTAGCCAAGGGATACTCGCATGA
- a CDS encoding FAD-dependent monooxygenase, whose protein sequence is MRVLISGASIAGPVLAYWLTRYGFTVTVVERAPALRKAGGHAVDLFKPAMDIAERMGVLERVGARKTGTERLTMHTEDGARVELELRRIVGAISDRHVEIMRDDLSEILYEATRHDVEYVFDDSITSISDDGEVTFERGEPARFDLVIGADGLHSTVRRLVFGPESRFTHWVGAYLAVVSLPNFLGLEDRMEGIAGIGRMAAMYGASHLGEARAGFFFRTPQPLDYHYRDVARQKELLRESFAGVGWQVPRILAELEHAPAFYFDSITQLRLDTWSRGRVTLVGDAGYCPGPAVGGSTSLAVVGAYVLAGELAAYGGDHTRAYPAYEAELGDYVRRSRTFAISAAKRIVPGSRFDLWALTQGVRLVSRLPVALTRAALKLGGNGARLHDAIALKSYSAPRETTSHP, encoded by the coding sequence ATGCGGGTTCTCATCTCGGGCGCGAGCATCGCGGGGCCGGTGCTGGCGTACTGGCTGACCAGGTACGGCTTCACGGTGACGGTCGTCGAGCGGGCCCCGGCGCTGCGCAAGGCGGGCGGCCACGCGGTCGACCTGTTCAAGCCCGCGATGGACATCGCCGAGCGGATGGGCGTGCTGGAGCGCGTGGGGGCCAGGAAGACCGGCACCGAGCGGCTCACCATGCACACCGAGGACGGCGCGCGCGTCGAGCTGGAGCTGCGGCGGATCGTCGGCGCCATCTCCGACCGGCACGTCGAGATCATGCGCGACGACCTGAGCGAGATCCTCTACGAGGCCACCCGCCACGACGTCGAGTACGTCTTCGACGACTCGATCACCTCGATCTCCGACGACGGCGAGGTCACCTTCGAGCGTGGCGAGCCGGCCAGGTTCGACCTGGTGATCGGCGCCGACGGCCTGCACTCCACCGTGCGCCGCCTGGTCTTCGGGCCCGAGTCACGGTTCACGCACTGGGTCGGCGCCTACCTCGCTGTCGTCTCGCTGCCCAACTTCCTGGGGCTCGAGGACCGCATGGAGGGCATCGCCGGGATCGGCCGGATGGCCGCCATGTACGGGGCCTCCCACCTGGGCGAGGCGCGCGCCGGGTTCTTCTTCAGGACGCCGCAACCGCTCGACTACCACTACAGGGACGTGGCCAGGCAGAAGGAGCTGCTGCGCGAGAGCTTCGCGGGCGTGGGCTGGCAGGTGCCACGGATCCTGGCGGAGCTGGAGCACGCGCCCGCGTTCTACTTCGACTCGATCACCCAGCTGCGCCTCGACACCTGGTCACGCGGCCGGGTGACGCTGGTGGGCGACGCGGGGTACTGCCCGGGGCCCGCCGTCGGGGGCAGCACGAGCCTCGCGGTCGTGGGGGCGTACGTGCTGGCGGGCGAGCTGGCCGCGTACGGGGGCGACCACACGCGGGCCTACCCCGCCTACGAGGCCGAGCTCGGCGACTACGTGCGCCGCAGCCGCACGTTCGCGATCAGCGCGGCCAAGCGGATCGTGCCGGGCAGCCGGTTCGACCTGTGGGCGCTGACCCAGGGCGTGCGCCTGGTCAGCCGGCTGCCCGTCGCGCTGACCAGGGCCGCGCTCAAGCTCGGCGGCAACGGGGCGCGCCTGCACGACGCGATCGCGCTCAAGAGCTACTCAGCACCACGGGAAACGACGTCACACCCCTGA
- a CDS encoding class I SAM-dependent methyltransferase, with amino-acid sequence MALASIFEKIVGSNANISFMAYDGSKAGPDGADLAIEVKSPIAVAYLAQAPGELGLARAYISGHIDVHGDMYTLLDRMWNITTNDLTTSEKIDAVRALGVKPLLMRVPPPPQEMRQSALAKLGSRHAKQRDAEAIHHHYDVSNRFYEWVLGPSMAYTCACFPTEDSTLEEAQYAKFDLVARKLGLKPGMRLLDVGCGWGGMVMHAAKEYGVKALGVTLSRQQAEYAQKAIADAGLQDLAEVRFMDYRDVTESGFDAVSSIGLTEHIGKANVPAYFAFLYSKLKPGGRILNHCITRPTGKEKTFNKGGFINRYVFPDGELESVGWLIRQMEDLGFEIRHEENLREHYAKTLRHWCDNLDANWEDAVQEVGMGTARVWALYMAGCIVGFERNKVQLHQVLGVKLDADGRSGVPLRPSLDWP; translated from the coding sequence ATGGCTCTCGCATCCATCTTTGAGAAGATCGTCGGCTCGAACGCGAACATCTCGTTCATGGCCTACGACGGCAGCAAGGCCGGGCCGGACGGGGCCGACCTGGCCATCGAGGTCAAGTCCCCCATCGCGGTGGCCTACCTGGCTCAGGCACCGGGCGAGCTGGGCCTGGCCAGGGCGTACATCTCCGGTCACATCGACGTCCACGGCGACATGTACACGCTGCTGGACCGGATGTGGAACATCACCACCAACGACCTGACCACGTCCGAGAAGATCGACGCCGTGCGGGCCCTGGGCGTCAAGCCGCTGCTCATGCGCGTGCCGCCGCCCCCGCAGGAGATGCGTCAGAGCGCGCTGGCCAAGCTCGGCTCCCGCCACGCCAAGCAGCGCGACGCCGAGGCCATCCACCACCACTACGACGTCTCCAACCGGTTCTACGAGTGGGTGCTGGGCCCGTCCATGGCCTACACGTGCGCCTGCTTCCCGACGGAGGACTCGACGCTGGAGGAGGCCCAGTACGCCAAGTTCGACCTGGTGGCGCGCAAGCTCGGGCTCAAGCCCGGCATGCGGCTGCTCGACGTCGGCTGCGGCTGGGGCGGCATGGTCATGCACGCCGCCAAGGAGTACGGCGTCAAGGCCCTCGGCGTCACTCTCAGCCGCCAGCAGGCCGAGTACGCGCAGAAGGCCATCGCCGACGCCGGGCTGCAGGATCTGGCCGAGGTCCGCTTCATGGACTACCGGGACGTCACCGAGTCGGGCTTCGACGCGGTGAGCTCCATCGGCCTGACCGAGCACATCGGCAAGGCGAACGTGCCGGCCTACTTCGCGTTCCTGTACAGCAAGCTCAAGCCGGGCGGCCGCATCCTCAACCACTGCATCACCCGGCCGACCGGCAAGGAGAAGACGTTCAACAAGGGCGGCTTCATCAACCGCTACGTCTTCCCCGACGGCGAGCTGGAGTCGGTGGGCTGGCTGATCAGGCAGATGGAGGACCTCGGCTTCGAGATCCGCCACGAGGAGAACCTGCGCGAGCACTACGCCAAGACCCTGCGTCACTGGTGCGACAACCTCGACGCCAACTGGGAGGACGCGGTGCAGGAGGTCGGCATGGGCACGGCCCGGGTGTGGGCCCTGTACATGGCGGGCTGCATCGTGGGCTTCGAGCGCAACAAGGTGCAGCTGCACCAGGTGCTGGGGGTCAAGCTGGACGCGGACGGCCGCTCGGGGGTCCCGCTCCGCCCGTCGCTCGACTGGCCCTGA
- a CDS encoding extracellular catalytic domain type 1 short-chain-length polyhydroxyalkanoate depolymerase, which produces MKLKARIAGAVIAAAALVTAGLVAAPPAASAQLTEVTGFGTNPTNLRMHLYVPDGVGTRPAVLVAVHYCTGSGPAFHSGTEFASLADRHKFIVVYPSATRSGACFDVSSPQSLTHNGGSDPVGIVSMVRYVQQRYNADPERTYVTGASSGGMMTNVLIGAYPDVFKAGASFSGVPFGCFATTDGSSWNSTCANGQLIKTAQQWGDQVRAAYPGYSGPRPRMQIWHGTEDATLRYPNFQEQIKQWTNVHGLSQTPSLTDQPRSGWTRTRYGGTGTKAPVEAISLQGVGHNLPQGGMAAMAIDFFGLSEGGTEPTPTITPTVTPPVGACRITYTMNTWNTGFTAAVTVANTSTTQLSSWSLAFTLPAGQTVTSAWNASVSPSSGQVTARNVSYNATIAPGASASFGFQATHGGDTGKPPAFTLNGTACTS; this is translated from the coding sequence ATGAAGCTGAAAGCTCGTATAGCCGGTGCCGTCATCGCCGCCGCGGCACTCGTGACGGCCGGCCTCGTCGCCGCACCCCCGGCCGCGTCCGCCCAGCTCACCGAGGTGACCGGCTTCGGCACCAACCCCACGAACCTGCGCATGCACCTCTACGTCCCCGACGGCGTCGGCACCAGGCCCGCCGTGCTGGTGGCCGTGCACTACTGCACCGGCTCAGGGCCGGCGTTCCACTCGGGCACCGAGTTCGCCTCGCTGGCCGACCGGCACAAGTTCATCGTCGTCTACCCGTCGGCGACCAGGAGCGGGGCCTGCTTCGACGTCTCCTCGCCGCAGTCGCTGACGCACAACGGCGGCAGCGACCCCGTGGGCATCGTCTCCATGGTCAGGTACGTGCAGCAGCGCTACAACGCCGACCCCGAGCGCACCTACGTGACCGGGGCCTCCTCCGGCGGCATGATGACGAACGTGCTGATCGGCGCCTATCCGGACGTCTTCAAGGCGGGCGCGTCGTTCAGTGGCGTGCCGTTCGGCTGCTTCGCCACCACCGACGGGTCGAGCTGGAACAGCACCTGCGCCAACGGCCAGCTCATCAAGACCGCGCAGCAGTGGGGCGACCAGGTACGCGCGGCCTACCCGGGCTACAGCGGCCCGCGCCCGCGCATGCAGATCTGGCACGGCACCGAGGACGCCACGCTGCGCTACCCGAACTTCCAGGAGCAGATCAAGCAGTGGACCAACGTCCACGGTCTGAGCCAGACACCCAGTCTCACCGACCAGCCCCGATCCGGCTGGACCAGGACCCGCTACGGCGGCACGGGCACGAAGGCGCCGGTGGAGGCGATCAGCCTGCAAGGGGTGGGCCACAACCTGCCGCAGGGCGGGATGGCGGCCATGGCGATCGACTTCTTCGGCCTGTCGGAGGGCGGCACCGAGCCGACCCCCACGATCACCCCCACGGTGACGCCGCCGGTCGGCGCCTGCCGGATCACCTACACGATGAACACCTGGAACACCGGCTTCACGGCCGCGGTCACGGTCGCCAACACCAGCACGACCCAGCTCTCCTCGTGGAGCCTGGCCTTCACCCTGCCCGCCGGCCAGACCGTCACCTCCGCCTGGAACGCCTCCGTCTCCCCCAGCAGCGGCCAGGTGACCGCCCGCAACGTCTCCTACAACGCCACCATCGCGCCGGGCGCCTCGGCCTCGTTCGGCTTCCAGGCCACGCACGGCGGCGACACCGGCAAGCCGCCCGCCTTCACCCTGAACGGCACGGCCTGCACCTCCTGA
- a CDS encoding phosphotransferase, which yields MRDRPDDFDEELLRPALRDWGIEAATLDYAPVGFGDFHWIAGGHGGRRWFVTVADVRRQTYDGLRLAMETAAVLREEAGLEFVLAPLRAADGTPLRRLDGHRYAMSVFPYEEATGGDFGDELSPDERGHVIDLLAELHATPPPPSTPDRPVALTGRAGLEQALGDTTLPWLGGPYSEPAQDLIVQHAGTLRSRLAEFDRLAREPGDPVLTHGEPHPGNLLRAGERRLLIDWDTVGTAVPERDLWLVARDEEDFARYTKATGRAVDRDRLALYRLRWALDDVAEYVQWFRSPHGRTADAELSWDSLTGTLEELAR from the coding sequence ATGCGTGATCGACCGGACGACTTCGACGAAGAGCTGCTGCGCCCCGCGCTCCGCGACTGGGGCATCGAGGCGGCCACCCTGGACTACGCGCCGGTCGGTTTCGGCGACTTCCACTGGATCGCGGGCGGGCACGGCGGGCGGCGCTGGTTCGTGACCGTGGCCGACGTTCGGCGGCAGACCTACGACGGGCTCCGGCTGGCCATGGAGACGGCGGCGGTGCTGCGCGAGGAGGCGGGCCTGGAGTTCGTGCTCGCCCCGCTGCGCGCCGCCGACGGCACCCCGCTGCGCCGCCTCGACGGCCACCGGTACGCCATGAGCGTGTTCCCGTACGAGGAGGCCACGGGCGGCGACTTCGGCGACGAGCTGTCACCCGACGAGCGCGGCCACGTCATCGACCTGCTGGCCGAGCTGCACGCCACCCCGCCGCCGCCGTCCACCCCCGACCGACCGGTCGCGCTGACGGGCAGGGCGGGGCTGGAGCAGGCGCTCGGCGACACCACCCTGCCCTGGCTCGGCGGCCCCTACTCGGAGCCCGCCCAGGACCTGATCGTCCAGCACGCCGGCACGCTGCGGAGCAGGCTGGCGGAGTTCGACCGCCTGGCGCGCGAGCCCGGCGATCCGGTGCTCACGCACGGGGAGCCGCATCCGGGCAACCTCCTGCGAGCCGGGGAGCGCCGTCTGCTGATCGACTGGGACACGGTCGGAACGGCCGTCCCGGAGCGGGACCTGTGGCTGGTCGCCAGGGACGAGGAGGACTTCGCCCGCTACACGAAGGCGACCGGACGCGCGGTGGACCGCGACCGGCTGGCGCTGTACCGGCTGCGGTGGGCGCTGGACGACGTGGCGGAGTACGTGCAGTGGTTCCGCTCGCCGCACGGGCGCACGGCGGACGCCGAGCTGTCGTGGGACAGCCTCACCGGCACGCTCGAAGAGCTGGCCCGCTAG
- a CDS encoding serine/threonine-protein kinase, translating into MVSESNRLIAERYQLLRELGRGGMGVVWEGHDTLLNRQVAIKEVLLPDSLSPGDKERQLLRTAREARTAAKLNHPSVVAVYDVIEEDGRPWIVMELVSHPTVEQVVLTTGALPVREAADLGKQVLSALRTAHAAGVLHRDVKPSNILLSEDGRAVLMDFGIATVEGDVSLTRTGMVTGSPSFLAPERVRAEAAGPASDLWSLGATLYACMVGRSPFERGDPMATLNALLTEEPDYRRIPPIMHPILKGLLQKEPQNRVDAEEADRLLTAIIAAKPPAQDLDVPEKKSKGQGPGRALLAAAATVVLVLAGGAVVYFRTASPAEGAPRATTQPAAATQPITPSAAPTPSASPSATPSPSATRAVPAVRVWKSREGWSILRPTGWRGALGEAYTEWTRRDGNAHLGVEAVYSSLDPSQLIRDGQEALRQNAQSVVNRGRRTVSHQGVKAVQWEFTWTAGEVNDARWVRPGTRYHEIRRALTIGDTAYVLSWTVTEEQWQRNRPLMRQVINSFTVGG; encoded by the coding sequence ATGGTTTCGGAAAGCAACCGGCTCATTGCGGAGCGCTACCAGTTACTGCGCGAACTGGGCCGTGGGGGGATGGGAGTGGTCTGGGAAGGCCACGACACCTTGCTGAACCGGCAGGTGGCCATCAAGGAGGTGCTGCTGCCGGACTCGCTGTCGCCCGGCGACAAGGAGCGCCAGCTCCTGAGGACCGCGCGCGAGGCCCGCACCGCGGCCAAGCTCAACCATCCCTCGGTCGTCGCCGTGTACGACGTCATCGAGGAGGACGGCCGGCCGTGGATCGTGATGGAGCTGGTCAGCCATCCGACGGTCGAGCAGGTCGTGCTGACCACGGGCGCGCTGCCCGTGCGGGAGGCGGCGGACCTGGGCAAGCAGGTGCTGTCGGCGCTGCGCACGGCGCACGCGGCGGGCGTGCTGCACCGTGACGTGAAACCGAGCAACATCCTGCTGTCGGAGGACGGCCGGGCGGTGCTCATGGACTTCGGCATCGCCACCGTCGAGGGCGACGTCTCGTTGACCAGGACCGGCATGGTGACCGGCTCGCCGAGCTTCCTGGCGCCCGAACGGGTCCGCGCCGAGGCCGCGGGACCGGCCTCGGACCTGTGGTCGCTGGGCGCCACGCTGTACGCGTGCATGGTGGGCCGCTCGCCGTTCGAGCGCGGCGACCCCATGGCCACGCTCAACGCGCTGCTCACCGAGGAGCCGGACTACCGCAGGATCCCGCCGATCATGCACCCGATCCTCAAGGGCCTGCTCCAGAAGGAGCCCCAGAACCGCGTGGACGCCGAGGAGGCCGACCGGCTGCTGACGGCCATCATCGCCGCCAAGCCCCCGGCCCAGGACCTCGACGTCCCGGAGAAGAAGAGCAAGGGGCAGGGCCCGGGGCGGGCGCTGCTCGCGGCCGCCGCCACGGTGGTGCTGGTGCTCGCGGGCGGCGCGGTCGTGTACTTCAGGACCGCCTCGCCGGCCGAGGGCGCGCCGCGCGCCACGACCCAGCCGGCCGCCGCCACCCAGCCCATCACGCCCAGCGCGGCGCCGACGCCGAGCGCCTCGCCCTCCGCCACGCCCTCGCCCAGCGCGACCAGGGCCGTGCCCGCCGTGCGGGTGTGGAAGTCGCGCGAGGGCTGGTCGATCCTGCGGCCCACCGGCTGGCGGGGCGCGCTCGGCGAGGCGTACACCGAGTGGACCCGCCGCGACGGCAACGCCCACCTCGGCGTCGAGGCCGTGTACTCCAGCCTCGACCCCAGCCAGCTCATCCGCGACGGCCAGGAGGCGCTCAGGCAGAACGCGCAGAGCGTGGTCAACCGCGGCCGCAGGACCGTCAGCCACCAGGGCGTCAAGGCCGTGCAGTGGGAGTTCACCTGGACGGCCGGCGAGGTCAACGACGCCCGCTGGGTACGGCCGGGCACCCGCTACCACGAGATCCGCCGCGCCCTGACGATCGGCGACACCGCGTACGTGCTGTCGTGGACCGTCACCGAGGAGCAGTGGCAGCGCAACAGGCCGCTGATGCGGCAGGTCATCAACAGTTTCACCGTGGGCGGCTGA